The DNA window TAACCTCGCGCCCGAGCAGCGCCTGGAGGGAACCCTGGGCAGCACGGCACTCCTCATCCAGAACGGCGCTTCGATCCTGAGGGTCCACGACGTGCAGGAAATAAAAAGGGTAGCGATGCTAGTGGATAGAATGCTTGCCCCCGGGGATGCGGGGCAGCGGGATTGGGAGTTAACTCGCAAGAGTTTTATAAAAGCCTCACGGCTGAAATCCAAAAAACGAAGAAAGGGAGTGGTAAAATGACACGGGGATATGGGGTTATGGGGATATTAAAAAGATGAAGGTGAGAGGGTAAGAAGTTGGGATGGTAAGAACAGGGATAAAAATATAAAGATGAAGTTATTCGGGTTCATCCCTCTGCAGGCGGTCGACGTCATCGACATCATTATCGTCGCATTCCTGCTATACCAGTTCTTCCGGTTTGTCAAAGGCACCAAGGCGACGCCCATCCTGGTTGGACTCTTTCTCTTTTTCCTTGTCTCCTTTGTCGCGCGCTGGTTCGGTCTTAAAGCGCTCTCATGGATCATTGGTTCCATTCTCGCGGTTTGGGTCGTTGCTTTCGTCATTCTGTTCCAACCCGAGATCCGGAATGCCCTGGCACGGATCGGTCGCCAGCGGCCGTTAAAATTTTTCCTGAGAGTCCAGGCGAGTTCCATGGTCGATGAGATCATCGACGCGGTGAAGAAACTATCCGAGAAAAAATTTGGAGCACTGATCGTGATCCAGAAAAACATCGGATTGAAGGACATCATCGAGACCGGGATCCCGATCGACGCCGTGGTGACCTCAACGTTGCTGCAAACCATATTCTTTCCCGACGCCCCCCTGCACGACGG is part of the bacterium genome and encodes:
- the cdaA gene encoding diadenylate cyclase CdaA gives rise to the protein MKLFGFIPLQAVDVIDIIIVAFLLYQFFRFVKGTKATPILVGLFLFFLVSFVARWFGLKALSWIIGSILAVWVVAFVILFQPEIRNALARIGRQRPLKFFLRVQASSMVDEIIDAVKKLSEKKFGALIVIQKNIGLKDIIETGIPIDAVVTSTLLQTIFFPDAPLHDGACIVHGDKICAAGCILPLSDDPMLSGQFGLRHRAALGIAEHSDAICIVVSEETGKVSFAYQGKLVTKVEIRTLTRSLKSLLKEI